DNA sequence from the Streptomyces sp. MST-110588 genome:
ATCGTCCTGTAGGAGGAGCGCATCACGGCCCGATCGGTGCGGTAATGGAACCAGGGCCCGTACTGTGGGGTCTGTAGGTGTGCTGGAGTCGAAGCCCGAAGTACTCGGTCAGAAGGGGGCGCGCGAGGCCCATGAGCGGTGTCATGAAGCGGATGGGGATGGTCTTCCGCGCGAAGGCCAACAAGGCCCTGGACCGTGCCGAGGATCCGCGTGAGACCCTCGACTACTCGTACCAGAAGCAGCTCGAACTGCTCCAGAAGGTACGCCGCGGCGTCGCCGACGTGGCGACCTCCCGCAAGCGCCTGGAGCTTCAGCTCAACCAGCTCCAGGGCCAGTCCTCCAAGCTGGAGGACCAGGGGCGCAAGGCGCTGGCGCTGGGCCGGGAGGACCTCGCCCGCGAGGCGCTCTCCCGCCGTGCCGCGCTGCAGCAGCAGGTCACGGACCTGGAGACGCAGCACCAGACGCTCCAGGGCGAGGAGGAGAAGCTCACCTTGGCAGCGCAGCGGCTGCAGGCCAAGGTCGACGCCTTCCGTACGAAGAAGGAGACCATCAAGGCCACGTACACGGCTGCCCAGGCGCAGACCCGCATCGGCGAGGCGTTCTCCGGCATCTCCGAGGAGATGGGCGACGTCGGCATGGCCATCCAGCGCGCGGAGGACAAGACCGCGCAGATGCAGGCGCGGGCCGGCGCGATCGACGAACTGCTCGCCTCGGGCGCGCTGGACGACCCGACCGGCATGGCCAAGGACGACATCGCGGCCGAGCTGGACCGGCTCTCCGGCGGCACCGACGTGGAACTGGAGCTCCAGCGGATGAAGGCGGAGCTGGCGGGAGGCACCTCGGCCGGCCAGCAGGCCATCGAGGGCGGCCGGCCCGGTCAGGCGCAGCCCGTCCAGCCGCAGGACCGGCCGCGTTTCGACAAGCAGTGACCGTCGGCCGCGGTTAGCCTCGTCAGGATCGTCTCAAGATCGTCCCACCGGAGCAGAGGGAGACCGTCGTGATCGTAC
Encoded proteins:
- a CDS encoding PspA/IM30 family protein, yielding MSGVMKRMGMVFRAKANKALDRAEDPRETLDYSYQKQLELLQKVRRGVADVATSRKRLELQLNQLQGQSSKLEDQGRKALALGREDLAREALSRRAALQQQVTDLETQHQTLQGEEEKLTLAAQRLQAKVDAFRTKKETIKATYTAAQAQTRIGEAFSGISEEMGDVGMAIQRAEDKTAQMQARAGAIDELLASGALDDPTGMAKDDIAAELDRLSGGTDVELELQRMKAELAGGTSAGQQAIEGGRPGQAQPVQPQDRPRFDKQ